A genomic window from Fibrobacterota bacterium includes:
- a CDS encoding glycosyltransferase family 4 protein codes for MSNPQARTGSGSRPSLAVVVPELLPVPATQGGAVEYWVEEFIRRVDRELFDIRVVSRPSGKGEFAPARLVEIPWTPCERFFRKIKQALSWSNPLRALAKIQNVWSYGRRAAKAVADARVVYIHNEPNILLLLGPKRGRRIVLHMHNDHLSIPAFRFGYSLALSKADQVVFASHYLMDRASEAFPKHANRFVVVHNATDSTVFRPYGKVASHELADLVGHLPDDTELVLYVGRLVPQKGVDVLIEAFRLLLQTRPKAKLVVTGSSFFENGPKTEFVRNLVEQARSIQDSILFMGFLPHNRVKYLYSLADVVVFPSVWQEPFGLVAIEAMASGSCVVASSVGGVPEVIEDNRTGFLVPPGDVVRLAAKISECLADPARSRRIGLAAREAVIRRFSWDELVGKVQKIIEVVH; via the coding sequence ATGTCGAATCCCCAGGCGAGGACTGGATCCGGTTCCCGTCCGTCGTTGGCCGTGGTGGTTCCGGAACTCCTGCCGGTTCCCGCTACGCAGGGTGGTGCCGTGGAGTACTGGGTGGAGGAGTTCATCCGGCGGGTGGATCGCGAATTGTTCGACATTCGGGTCGTATCCAGGCCTTCCGGCAAGGGGGAGTTCGCCCCGGCTCGGTTGGTGGAGATTCCCTGGACGCCATGCGAAAGGTTCTTCCGGAAGATCAAGCAGGCGTTGTCGTGGAGCAATCCGCTGCGCGCCCTGGCCAAGATCCAAAACGTTTGGAGCTACGGAAGGCGCGCGGCCAAGGCCGTGGCGGATGCCCGGGTGGTGTACATCCACAACGAGCCCAACATCCTTCTTCTGTTGGGGCCCAAGCGCGGGCGCAGGATCGTTCTGCACATGCACAACGACCATCTTTCCATCCCTGCATTCCGATTCGGCTACTCGCTGGCGCTCTCGAAGGCCGACCAGGTCGTCTTCGCCAGCCATTACCTGATGGATCGCGCCTCCGAGGCTTTTCCAAAGCATGCGAATCGGTTCGTCGTGGTCCACAACGCCACCGATTCCACCGTTTTCCGTCCCTACGGCAAGGTCGCCTCGCACGAGTTGGCCGATCTCGTGGGTCACCTTCCCGACGACACCGAACTGGTGCTCTACGTGGGGAGATTGGTCCCCCAGAAGGGTGTCGACGTCCTGATCGAGGCCTTTCGCCTGCTCCTGCAGACCCGCCCCAAGGCCAAGCTGGTGGTGACCGGATCGTCGTTTTTCGAGAACGGACCGAAGACGGAATTTGTCCGCAATTTGGTGGAGCAGGCCAGGTCCATCCAGGACAGCATCCTTTTCATGGGCTTCCTTCCGCACAACCGGGTCAAGTACCTGTATTCGCTCGCCGATGTGGTCGTGTTCCCTTCGGTGTGGCAGGAGCCGTTCGGCCTGGTGGCCATCGAAGCGATGGCCTCCGGTAGCTGCGTGGTCGCCTCGAGCGTGGGAGGAGTCCCTGAAGTCATCGAGGATAACCGGACCGGCTTCCTGGTGCCACCGGGCGATGTGGTGCGGCTGGCCGCAAAGATTTCCGAATGCCTCGCGGATCCAGCCCGATCCAGACGGATCGGGCTGGCCGCCCGCGAGGCGGTCATCCGACGCTTCTCCTGGGACGAATTGGTGGGGAAGGTCCAGAAAATCATCGAGGTGGTCCATTGA
- a CDS encoding glycosyltransferase family 4 protein — protein MIAIVYPQYYGVGGIARYIESFLSNLPQGHPGVEVITGERLREGVEFPGVVFRHIPVPNTRTGLFRWGVAVRRYLRQAHRAGTLSCVNLHWPPLIPGLFLPDGIPLVVTSHTTYLGMSGRFYGKEYYPSEWGGASVAIKRWMETRTLAKTDLVIALTEQGRAELVASGYRGPVAIHPNGADVVKFCPDQSVEKDVDVLFSGRIETRKGSRSIGEVCRRLVALRPSIRIVVVGYGTDDAAVAEELSTLSGNVTLTGKVPFDRMKSFYDRAKVYVSTSYYEGLPGTCLEAMAMALPAVVWDFGFYDGLVREGETGHRVAPDDHQAMARRVVDLLGRDAVRRTMGSSCRKLLEEEYSWMRLAPQILSTILSVSGGGRE, from the coding sequence TTGATCGCGATCGTCTATCCCCAGTACTACGGTGTCGGGGGAATCGCCCGCTACATCGAGTCTTTCCTTTCCAACCTGCCCCAGGGGCACCCGGGAGTGGAGGTGATCACCGGCGAGCGTCTGCGCGAGGGCGTGGAGTTTCCCGGGGTGGTTTTCCGCCATATTCCGGTTCCCAACACCAGAACGGGCCTGTTCCGATGGGGAGTCGCGGTGAGGCGCTACCTGCGGCAAGCCCATCGCGCGGGAACCCTGTCCTGCGTGAATCTGCATTGGCCTCCCTTGATCCCCGGCCTCTTCCTGCCCGACGGAATCCCCCTGGTGGTCACGTCGCACACCACATACCTGGGAATGTCGGGGCGATTCTACGGGAAGGAATACTACCCGAGCGAGTGGGGGGGGGCATCCGTCGCGATCAAGCGATGGATGGAGACCCGGACGCTGGCGAAGACGGATCTCGTCATCGCGCTCACCGAGCAGGGGCGCGCGGAGCTGGTCGCCTCCGGATACCGGGGGCCGGTGGCCATCCATCCCAACGGCGCCGATGTGGTCAAATTCTGTCCCGATCAATCGGTGGAGAAGGACGTGGACGTGCTGTTCTCCGGGCGCATCGAAACGCGCAAGGGCAGCCGGTCCATCGGCGAGGTCTGCCGCCGGCTGGTCGCGCTCAGGCCCTCCATCCGCATCGTGGTTGTGGGATACGGAACCGACGACGCGGCCGTCGCGGAGGAACTCTCCACCTTGTCGGGGAACGTGACCCTGACCGGCAAGGTTCCTTTCGATCGGATGAAGTCCTTCTACGACCGGGCCAAGGTCTACGTCTCCACCTCCTACTACGAGGGGCTTCCCGGAACCTGCCTGGAGGCGATGGCCATGGCCCTGCCGGCCGTTGTCTGGGACTTCGGGTTCTACGACGGACTGGTCCGGGAAGGCGAAACGGGCCACAGGGTGGCTCCCGACGACCACCAGGCCATGGCCCGGCGGGTGGTGGATCTGTTGGGTCGCGATGCGGTCCGCCGCACCATGGGCAGCTCATGCCGGAAACTGCTCGAGGAGGAATACTCCTGGATGCGCCTCGCTCCGCAGATTCTGTCAACCATTCTCTCCGTTTCCGGGGGTGGCCGGGAGTGA
- a CDS encoding HAD family hydrolase, with amino-acid sequence MNRALFLDRDGVVNVEKNYVHRIEDFQFMDGIFDLCRSFRDRGYLLVIVTNQAGLARGFYTQAQFHALSDWMRGRFAEEGLVVSGIYHCPHHPSITGDCLCRKPHPGMLLDAASDLDLDLPNCVLVGDKDSDLEAGRRAGLSHLGLVHGTTRLETVEFGSFGCIPVFEMAEIVSRQDSNRQSLT; translated from the coding sequence GTGAACAGGGCATTGTTCCTGGATCGCGACGGCGTGGTCAACGTGGAGAAGAACTACGTCCATCGCATCGAAGATTTCCAATTCATGGATGGGATCTTCGATCTTTGCCGCAGCTTCCGCGATCGAGGGTATCTGCTGGTGATCGTCACCAACCAAGCCGGCCTGGCGAGAGGTTTCTACACTCAGGCCCAATTCCATGCCCTCTCCGATTGGATGAGGGGGAGATTCGCCGAAGAAGGACTCGTGGTTTCGGGCATCTACCACTGTCCCCACCATCCTTCGATCACCGGCGATTGCCTTTGCCGCAAACCCCACCCCGGCATGTTGCTCGATGCGGCCTCGGATCTCGATCTCGATCTTCCCAACTGCGTGCTGGTGGGCGACAAGGACAGCGACCTGGAAGCCGGAAGACGGGCGGGGTTATCGCACCTGGGACTCGTCCACGGCACGACTCGTCTCGAGACGGTCGAATTCGGCTCCTTCGGCTGTATTCCAGTCTTCGAGATGGCCGAGATTGTCTCCAGGCAGGATTCGAATCGACAATCCCTGACTTGA
- a CDS encoding nucleotidyltransferase family protein — translation MEAIVLAGGMGTRLRSVVSEIPKPMAPVAGKPFLESVLRWLVGCGTQKAVLSVGYKWEVIRDHFGESFEGMELRYAVEESPLGTGGAVALAMRETESQQVLVVNGDTIFPIDASRLLSLQIDRGIGATLALKPMTNFDRYGSVELKDGRIEAFLEKTHRDQGLINGGIYAMDRNFLSGRGLPARFSLEQDVLEKESGTGRLHGEVFDAPFLDIGIPEDYSRAELFL, via the coding sequence ATCGAAGCGATCGTCCTTGCGGGCGGGATGGGAACCAGACTGCGCAGCGTGGTCAGCGAGATCCCCAAACCCATGGCTCCGGTTGCTGGCAAACCGTTCCTGGAATCGGTGCTGCGTTGGCTCGTCGGTTGCGGCACTCAGAAAGCCGTGCTTTCCGTCGGATACAAGTGGGAGGTCATCAGGGACCATTTCGGTGAATCGTTCGAGGGAATGGAACTCCGGTACGCGGTGGAGGAATCTCCACTGGGCACCGGAGGCGCCGTGGCCCTGGCCATGCGGGAAACCGAATCGCAACAGGTCCTGGTGGTCAACGGCGACACGATCTTCCCCATCGACGCTTCACGCCTCCTGTCGCTCCAGATCGACCGCGGCATCGGAGCCACCCTGGCGCTGAAGCCGATGACAAATTTCGACCGTTACGGATCCGTGGAACTCAAGGATGGCAGGATCGAGGCATTTCTCGAGAAGACCCACCGCGACCAAGGCCTGATCAACGGCGGAATCTACGCGATGGACAGGAACTTTCTTTCAGGACGCGGACTTCCGGCCAGATTCTCCCTCGAACAGGACGTCCTCGAAAAGGAATCCGGGACCGGCCGTCTCCACGGTGAAGTGTTCGATGCGCCATTTCTTGACATCGGAATCCCGGAAGACTATTCGAGGGCAGAGCTCTTCCTGTGA
- a CDS encoding D-sedoheptulose 7-phosphate isomerase, which translates to MKDVITKQIRESIEVKQRLLEDVSIQDRIHQAAEAMISAYRAGKKTLLAGNGGSAADAQHIAGEFVSRFYFDRPGLPSIALTTDTSILTAIGNDYGYEKVFARQVQAQGAHGDVFVGISTSGNSPNIIQALHTCTEKGILKIGFTGAGGGKMSGLCDICIEIPSRETPRIQEAHILVGHILCCLVEEAIFSDLKPQP; encoded by the coding sequence ATGAAAGACGTAATCACCAAACAGATCCGTGAATCGATCGAGGTCAAGCAAAGACTCCTGGAAGACGTTTCGATCCAGGACCGGATCCACCAGGCCGCGGAGGCCATGATCTCCGCCTATCGAGCAGGCAAGAAAACCCTGTTGGCAGGAAATGGCGGAAGCGCCGCCGACGCGCAGCACATCGCCGGTGAATTCGTGAGCCGATTCTATTTCGATCGCCCGGGTCTCCCCAGCATCGCCTTGACAACGGACACATCGATCCTCACCGCGATCGGAAACGACTACGGATACGAGAAGGTGTTCGCCCGCCAGGTCCAGGCGCAAGGCGCTCACGGAGACGTCTTCGTGGGGATCTCGACTTCTGGAAATTCCCCGAACATCATCCAAGCCCTCCACACCTGCACGGAAAAGGGAATCCTGAAAATCGGGTTCACCGGAGCGGGAGGCGGGAAGATGTCCGGCTTGTGCGACATCTGCATCGAGATCCCATCGAGGGAAACCCCACGAATCCAGGAAGCGCACATCCTCGTGGGCCACATCCTGTGCTGCCTCGTGGAAGAAGCCATCTTCTCGGACCTCAAGCCGCAACCCTGA
- a CDS encoding dehydrogenase, with translation MIVRSRAPLRLGLAGGGTDVSPYSDMFGGVVLNATIDLHAYCTIVETTDRIILCATDIGVQADYPVSDSLPLDGKLDLHKGAYNRIVRDFRVKPGGFRMTTYSDAPPGSGLGSSSTMVVAIVKAFVEWLGLPLGEYEIAHLAYSIEREDLGLSGGKQDQYAATFGGFNFMEFGKDGSVVVNPLRVKRWIVDELESSMVLYYTGASRESASIIDEQKRNATAGNVQAIDAMHSLKSSCVQMKASILRGEISGFARILGESWASKKRMAASISNPAIELVFDTAMSAGAVAGKISGAGGGGFAMFVVDPEKRVEVVAALSKLDGKVVDFGFTEGGCHGWKIESARSAAGVE, from the coding sequence ATGATCGTTCGATCACGCGCTCCATTGCGACTCGGACTTGCAGGCGGCGGCACGGATGTTTCCCCGTACAGCGACATGTTCGGCGGAGTCGTACTCAACGCCACCATCGATCTCCACGCGTACTGCACCATCGTCGAGACAACGGACCGAATCATCCTTTGCGCGACCGACATCGGCGTGCAGGCGGATTACCCGGTCTCGGACTCCCTTCCGCTCGATGGCAAGCTCGATCTCCACAAGGGTGCATACAACAGGATCGTCCGGGACTTCCGCGTCAAGCCGGGCGGATTCCGGATGACCACCTACTCGGACGCCCCTCCGGGCAGCGGTCTCGGCTCCTCTTCCACGATGGTCGTCGCCATCGTGAAGGCGTTCGTCGAGTGGCTCGGGCTCCCCCTGGGTGAATACGAGATCGCGCATCTGGCCTACAGCATCGAACGCGAGGATCTCGGCCTTTCCGGCGGCAAACAGGACCAGTACGCGGCCACCTTCGGCGGCTTCAACTTCATGGAGTTCGGAAAGGACGGGTCCGTCGTCGTCAATCCGCTCAGAGTGAAGCGCTGGATCGTCGATGAACTGGAGTCGTCCATGGTCCTCTATTACACCGGCGCCTCCCGGGAATCCGCATCGATCATCGATGAGCAGAAAAGGAACGCGACGGCAGGAAATGTCCAGGCCATCGACGCGATGCACTCGCTGAAGTCTTCGTGCGTGCAGATGAAAGCCTCCATCCTGCGTGGAGAGATCAGCGGCTTCGCCAGGATTCTCGGAGAAAGCTGGGCCAGCAAGAAGCGGATGGCCGCATCCATCTCAAACCCTGCCATCGAGCTTGTGTTCGATACGGCCATGTCCGCCGGTGCGGTTGCCGGGAAAATCTCCGGAGCGGGAGGCGGCGGGTTCGCGATGTTCGTCGTCGATCCGGAGAAGCGTGTCGAGGTCGTTGCGGCCCTGAGCAAACTCGATGGGAAGGTCGTGGACTTCGGATTCACCGAAGGCGGGTGCCATGGATGGAAGATCGAATCCGCGCGCAGCGCGGCAGGAGTGGAATGA
- a CDS encoding glycosyltransferase family 4 protein, which yields MYPRLVGLGIDAVAYARTGYVQQKPYDFRGVHVLPLASIRSPNLETIAHTCMAIFHCARHGAKLMHLHAIGPAIWTPLAKRLGMKVIVTHHGFDYRRQKWGNNAKAMLKRGEAMAIKHADGLICISSEILENVTSRSPAGLVAKIPNGVERPTSIPSDEELKRWGLRSGGYLLITARFVAEKGIPDLIRAWDASGLKGTCELVVAGGEDHPSKLGDEIRGLAAEAGATMTGIVTGNVLNTLYAHARGFVLPSYHEGLPISLLEAMSWNLPCVASSIRANLEVGLDGDSYFTAGRIDDLSERMKALVAGPARVDHSLRLKPFDWDAIASDTADFYGKVVGKVARAA from the coding sequence TTGTACCCGCGGCTCGTCGGATTGGGGATAGACGCCGTCGCCTATGCGCGGACAGGATATGTCCAACAGAAGCCATACGATTTCCGTGGGGTCCACGTCCTCCCGCTCGCCTCGATTCGTTCTCCGAATCTCGAAACGATCGCGCACACGTGCATGGCGATCTTCCACTGTGCTCGTCACGGCGCGAAGTTGATGCACCTGCATGCCATCGGTCCGGCCATATGGACCCCGTTGGCCAAGCGGTTGGGAATGAAGGTCATCGTCACCCACCATGGGTTCGACTACCGCCGCCAGAAGTGGGGGAACAACGCCAAGGCGATGTTGAAGCGCGGGGAGGCGATGGCGATCAAGCATGCGGATGGGCTGATCTGCATCTCTTCGGAGATCCTCGAGAATGTCACATCGAGGAGTCCTGCCGGACTGGTGGCGAAGATCCCCAACGGGGTGGAGCGGCCGACGTCCATCCCTTCCGACGAAGAGTTGAAAAGATGGGGGCTTCGTTCCGGAGGCTACCTCCTCATCACTGCGCGATTCGTCGCCGAGAAGGGAATCCCCGACTTGATCCGGGCATGGGATGCATCCGGCCTGAAGGGGACTTGCGAGTTGGTGGTCGCCGGCGGCGAGGATCATCCATCGAAGCTTGGCGACGAGATCCGGGGGCTCGCCGCGGAGGCCGGCGCGACGATGACGGGAATTGTCACAGGAAACGTCCTGAACACGCTCTACGCGCACGCTCGGGGTTTCGTGCTGCCCTCCTACCACGAGGGGTTGCCGATATCGCTGCTCGAGGCGATGTCCTGGAATCTGCCTTGTGTCGCTTCATCGATCCGCGCCAACCTGGAAGTCGGGCTCGACGGAGACTCCTACTTCACGGCGGGACGGATCGACGATCTGTCGGAGCGCATGAAAGCGCTGGTGGCGGGGCCTGCGCGTGTAGACCACTCCCTGCGGTTGAAGCCGTTCGATTGGGATGCGATCGCTTCCGACACGGCCGACTTCTACGGGAAAGTGGTTGGAAAAGTCGCCCGAGCGGCTTGA
- a CDS encoding glycosyltransferase family 4 protein, whose product MRVAWLTADYFLDTDEQLISHLQDRFDLTWINLFGGGSPVEARELPGVRHREIVRSPHRARDPRLALDFLRVLRRLRACQPDVVYLNIVGLPYFHFLADVLLPKSKVICAIHNVDDYPGWGNRRFMRFYMDRVYKRFRFFHLFSKHTKTSFLERNPGKTVFYAPLALKSCGEGVRRRDDDKVRFLFFGGIRPNKNLRLLIRTFLRLPQQLRDRAILQVAGSCSKQDQDMYRELAGGDPSIQFDFRRIPDREVPDLFLAHHYLVLPYDHVAQSGPQMIAYNYRLPVIATDLPGFSERIEDGRDGYLFRSGDEEHLTQVIANAIGSHADTYRGVLERLEIRIQQEWEPTVVAEAYESMFCTVGVADQRGGKV is encoded by the coding sequence ATGCGAGTGGCCTGGCTCACCGCCGATTATTTCCTGGACACCGACGAACAGCTGATCTCCCATCTCCAGGATCGATTCGACCTGACTTGGATCAACTTGTTCGGTGGAGGGTCTCCTGTGGAGGCACGCGAACTCCCCGGGGTCCGCCATCGAGAGATCGTGCGTTCCCCGCACAGGGCGCGCGATCCCCGGTTGGCTCTCGACTTCCTGCGTGTGCTGCGGCGCTTGAGGGCATGCCAGCCCGACGTCGTCTATCTCAACATCGTCGGTCTGCCCTATTTCCATTTCCTTGCGGACGTACTGCTTCCCAAATCCAAGGTGATCTGCGCCATCCACAACGTGGACGACTATCCTGGCTGGGGCAACCGCCGTTTCATGCGCTTCTACATGGATAGGGTATACAAGCGGTTTCGCTTCTTCCACCTCTTTTCCAAGCATACGAAGACGAGCTTTCTCGAGCGGAACCCCGGCAAGACCGTGTTCTACGCCCCTCTCGCCCTGAAGTCCTGCGGTGAAGGAGTCCGCCGACGCGACGACGACAAGGTCCGGTTCCTGTTCTTCGGAGGGATCCGACCGAACAAGAACCTACGACTTCTGATCCGCACGTTTCTCCGCCTCCCCCAGCAACTGCGGGATCGGGCGATTCTGCAGGTCGCTGGCTCCTGCTCGAAGCAGGACCAGGACATGTATCGCGAACTCGCCGGAGGGGATCCATCGATCCAGTTTGATTTCCGTCGCATACCCGATCGTGAAGTTCCTGATCTTTTCCTCGCGCACCATTACCTTGTGCTGCCGTACGACCATGTCGCGCAGAGCGGGCCCCAGATGATCGCCTACAACTACCGGCTTCCGGTGATCGCCACGGACCTCCCCGGTTTCAGCGAACGGATCGAAGACGGCCGTGATGGATATCTTTTCCGCTCGGGTGACGAGGAGCATCTCACGCAGGTGATCGCCAATGCGATCGGATCGCATGCGGACACCTATCGGGGGGTGTTGGAGCGCTTGGAGATCCGGATCCAGCAGGAATGGGAGCCGACGGTCGTCGCCGAAGCCTATGAATCGATGTTCTGCACGGTCGGCGTAGCCGACCAGAGAGGTGGGAAGGTTTGA
- a CDS encoding nitroreductase family protein has translation MKLPGWLSVALKESPVVLGSRLVVELFDEWRQLTFQLGAARCTRTRDKWQAKLTVEFHAIEKGLSLGAPRLGFGEKRILELISDLRTYRDRFDDPEFLAHPLATIRGYLAYNADRGFDPVKVREAFERLESEQPRPTPTSTEGGVKLVRKSDLTSSGLDFEAFAMTRHSVRDFSSRQVTREELLQAVATAQRAPSACNRQAWHAHIFQASAKDEILRFQGGSNGFVESVGAAVVVVGDLRSYFINEIHQPYVDGSLFAMTMMFAFHGQGMGSIPLTTSFKRRRLREFRRRFGIPEHQVPVMILGVGHLKDEFHVAISARRDVSESVTFHDGASKQ, from the coding sequence TTGAAGCTGCCAGGATGGTTGTCCGTCGCCCTCAAGGAGAGTCCTGTTGTACTGGGTTCGCGGCTTGTCGTTGAGTTGTTCGATGAATGGAGGCAGCTCACTTTCCAGCTCGGTGCCGCCAGGTGCACCCGTACCCGGGACAAATGGCAGGCGAAACTGACCGTTGAATTCCATGCGATCGAGAAAGGGCTCTCGCTGGGTGCTCCGCGGTTGGGGTTCGGGGAAAAAAGGATCCTCGAGCTGATTTCCGATTTGCGCACGTATCGGGACCGGTTCGACGATCCCGAATTTCTGGCGCACCCTTTGGCTACCATTCGCGGCTACCTCGCCTACAACGCGGATCGGGGATTCGATCCGGTCAAAGTGCGGGAGGCCTTCGAACGGTTGGAAAGCGAACAACCGCGTCCTACTCCGACATCTACGGAAGGCGGGGTCAAGCTCGTCCGCAAGTCCGATCTGACATCGAGTGGTCTCGATTTCGAAGCATTCGCCATGACTCGCCATTCCGTACGGGATTTTTCAAGTCGGCAGGTCACCAGGGAGGAGTTGCTGCAAGCCGTCGCGACCGCCCAGAGGGCCCCTTCCGCTTGCAATCGCCAGGCCTGGCACGCGCACATCTTCCAGGCTTCGGCGAAGGACGAGATCCTCCGATTCCAGGGTGGATCGAACGGGTTCGTCGAATCCGTCGGTGCGGCCGTGGTGGTTGTCGGTGATCTTCGGAGCTATTTCATCAACGAAATCCACCAGCCCTATGTGGACGGTTCGTTGTTCGCGATGACCATGATGTTCGCCTTCCACGGCCAGGGGATGGGGTCGATCCCGCTCACCACAAGTTTCAAGCGGCGGCGTCTGCGAGAGTTCCGCAGGCGCTTCGGGATCCCGGAACACCAGGTTCCCGTGATGATCCTCGGAGTGGGGCACCTCAAGGACGAGTTCCACGTCGCGATCTCGGCACGCAGAGACGTGTCGGAATCCGTCACATTCCACGACGGGGCGTCGAAACAATGA
- a CDS encoding polysaccharide pyruvyl transferase family protein, with the protein MKVGILTYFGDMNSGTNLQALAVSRIAQAAHPSAEVRIIDYHPHERRWKPYLSGFSAKSLWLDIFRLRRYSRYVRSLPLTDRRLVSGDPVEATRFIDSFGFDVIYVGSDTLLELHRHKEDSLTAFWLSPAIRARKVFLAPSSREVEFEKLSPRRREEMARCLEAVDSISARDAATRRLMAHFVPESRISMLPDPTFALDIDQEPVERYVRSRGLDRLSKPMVCMHMHRRDAHCDAIAEDLRRQGYLVASLRPAPYADILLNDVGPREVLGIFKRFEFVVTHRFHDSIFCFKNGTPVLAYPPPDYKLNSAGESKFRSLFEMFGLEKTNLVSDFSEFSAERILGMKDGAIDSFRAAASNIQARLAANRDLLLSYAKDAGGSEPGEAK; encoded by the coding sequence ATGAAGGTCGGGATCCTCACCTATTTCGGGGACATGAACTCCGGAACGAACCTCCAGGCTTTGGCCGTGTCCAGGATCGCCCAGGCGGCCCATCCTTCGGCGGAAGTCAGGATCATCGACTACCATCCCCATGAACGCCGTTGGAAGCCCTATCTCAGCGGGTTTTCCGCGAAATCCCTGTGGTTGGACATCTTCCGGTTGCGCCGGTATTCCCGATACGTCCGATCGCTTCCTCTGACAGACCGCCGACTGGTCTCGGGGGATCCGGTCGAAGCGACCAGGTTCATCGATTCCTTCGGGTTCGACGTGATCTACGTGGGATCGGACACCCTGTTGGAACTCCATCGCCACAAGGAAGATTCCCTGACCGCGTTCTGGTTGTCTCCGGCGATCCGCGCCCGGAAGGTCTTCCTCGCGCCATCCTCCCGGGAAGTGGAATTCGAGAAGCTTTCCCCGCGGCGCCGGGAGGAAATGGCTCGTTGCCTCGAAGCTGTGGACAGCATATCCGCGCGGGACGCTGCGACCCGGCGGCTGATGGCGCATTTCGTTCCCGAATCCAGGATCTCGATGCTGCCCGACCCCACTTTCGCCTTGGATATCGACCAGGAGCCAGTCGAACGGTATGTCCGTTCGAGGGGGCTGGACAGGTTGTCCAAGCCTATGGTCTGCATGCACATGCATCGAAGGGACGCGCATTGCGACGCCATCGCGGAAGATCTGCGGCGCCAGGGATACCTGGTGGCTTCCTTGCGTCCGGCTCCTTATGCTGACATCCTGCTAAACGATGTCGGTCCACGCGAGGTCCTCGGCATTTTCAAGCGATTCGAGTTCGTCGTGACCCACCGGTTCCACGATTCGATCTTCTGTTTCAAGAACGGAACTCCCGTCCTGGCCTATCCACCCCCCGACTACAAGCTCAACAGTGCAGGGGAATCGAAGTTTCGCAGTCTTTTCGAGATGTTCGGCCTGGAAAAGACGAATCTTGTCTCCGATTTCTCCGAGTTCTCCGCCGAAAGGATCCTCGGCATGAAGGATGGGGCGATCGATTCCTTCCGCGCCGCCGCATCCAACATCCAAGCGCGCCTTGCTGCCAACCGGGATCTTCTTCTTTCCTATGCGAAGGATGCCGGCGGGAGCGAACCAGGGGAGGCGAAGTGA
- a CDS encoding glycosyltransferase family 4 protein → MIAIVYPQFFGVQGIARYVDSFLANLPEGHPPVLLVTGDEEQRQIDYPGVRIHAIPYRESRTSLFSWGRTVRRFLREEFAAGRIKVVNFHWPPLIQGLFLPPEIPTVLTAHTTYIGMSGKYYDQRYYVPEWSDLSVAVKRWMERRILRHTDSIVALTEQGRGEVLTYGFQGPIEVIPNGADTAKFRPDTSVAKDFDVLFSGRIETRKGSRTIANFCRGLLARKPDARIAIVGYGVDDAHVAQAVADMAPNVVMTGKVPFSEMKAYYERSKIYVSTSYYEGLPGTCLEALSMKLPAVVWDFDFYRGLVENGKTGFRVPPNHHEAMVEKAMTLLADDALRERLGEASRQLLQDSYCWKNLAPLVLDVIVKAAGKSAVAGAGR, encoded by the coding sequence GTGATCGCCATCGTCTATCCGCAGTTTTTCGGAGTCCAGGGGATCGCGCGCTACGTCGATTCCTTTTTGGCCAATCTACCCGAGGGTCACCCTCCGGTGCTCCTGGTGACGGGGGACGAGGAACAGCGCCAGATCGATTATCCCGGAGTGAGGATTCACGCGATTCCCTATCGCGAAAGCCGAACGAGTCTTTTCAGCTGGGGCCGGACGGTTCGTCGGTTCCTGCGCGAGGAATTCGCCGCAGGCCGCATCAAGGTCGTCAATTTCCACTGGCCACCCCTTATCCAGGGCCTGTTCCTGCCTCCCGAGATCCCGACGGTCCTGACCGCGCACACCACCTACATCGGGATGTCCGGCAAGTATTACGATCAACGCTACTACGTCCCCGAATGGAGCGACCTTTCCGTGGCCGTCAAGCGTTGGATGGAACGTCGGATCCTCCGGCATACCGATTCCATCGTGGCGTTGACGGAGCAGGGGAGGGGCGAGGTTCTCACTTACGGTTTCCAGGGTCCGATCGAGGTGATTCCCAACGGAGCCGATACCGCGAAATTCCGTCCGGACACTTCCGTCGCCAAGGATTTCGACGTGCTGTTCTCCGGCAGGATCGAGACCCGAAAGGGCAGCCGCACGATTGCCAATTTCTGTCGCGGCCTCCTCGCTCGCAAGCCCGACGCGAGGATCGCGATCGTGGGCTACGGCGTGGACGACGCCCACGTGGCGCAGGCTGTCGCCGACATGGCTCCAAACGTCGTGATGACCGGAAAGGTTCCGTTTTCCGAGATGAAGGCCTATTACGAAAGGTCGAAAATCTACGTGTCGACTTCGTACTACGAAGGCCTCCCCGGCACGTGCCTCGAGGCGCTGAGCATGAAGCTTCCCGCGGTTGTCTGGGACTTCGATTTCTACCGTGGTCTGGTGGAGAACGGAAAGACGGGATTCAGGGTGCCACCCAACCATCACGAGGCGATGGTCGAGAAGGCGATGACGCTCCTGGCCGACGACGCGCTTCGCGAACGGCTCGGAGAGGCTTCCCGCCAACTGCTCCAGGATTCCTACTGCTGGAAGAACCTTGCTCCCCTCGTTCTCGACGTGATCGTGAAGGCCGCAGGGAAGAGCGCCGTGGCAGGGGCTGGAAGATGA